The following coding sequences lie in one Mycobacterium sp. 050128 genomic window:
- a CDS encoding PPE family protein, whose protein sequence is MDFALLPPEVNSGLMYAGPGAGPLLEAAAGWDALAAQLESTASGYAAQLAGLTGQAWSGPSSLLMSAAATPYVEWLSAAAAQAAQTGAQACAAAAAYEAAFAMTVPPPVIAVNRAQLIALVATNFFGQNTAAIAATEAEYLQMWVQDATAMYGYAADSEIASTLAPFDDPPQTTNEAGRGDQSSAVAQAAANTTSARTQSLAQLSAQTSSQQLATTASAGDPVLPAGSTANVAPGGAVLTTGVTATASNGYPVTFAANSEFFAVTQVTVTVNINGGGLPFTFAAGTDVSIGVPGVVDSGTFTVLSGSPGVAGTFTVPSGSITAVGAGTNVTLASGSVIAVNTGTVITGPAVAPVAPTSSGAAGALPVLAGLSSTPGLAGTAGIQPQLNVDGLLEWAQIASG, encoded by the coding sequence ATGGATTTTGCGTTGTTGCCTCCGGAGGTCAATTCCGGGCTGATGTATGCCGGTCCGGGGGCGGGGCCTTTGCTGGAGGCGGCGGCGGGTTGGGACGCGCTGGCCGCCCAGCTGGAGTCGACCGCCAGTGGTTATGCGGCGCAGCTGGCGGGATTGACCGGTCAGGCGTGGTCGGGCCCTTCGTCGCTGTTGATGAGCGCGGCGGCCACTCCTTATGTGGAGTGGTTGTCGGCTGCCGCGGCTCAGGCCGCGCAGACCGGGGCCCAGGCCTGCGCGGCGGCGGCGGCGTACGAGGCGGCGTTCGCGATGACGGTGCCGCCTCCGGTGATCGCGGTCAACCGGGCACAGCTGATCGCGCTGGTCGCCACCAATTTCTTCGGGCAGAACACCGCGGCGATCGCGGCGACCGAAGCGGAGTACCTGCAGATGTGGGTTCAGGACGCCACCGCCATGTACGGCTATGCGGCCGACTCCGAAATCGCCAGCACCCTGGCACCGTTTGACGATCCGCCGCAGACCACCAACGAGGCGGGACGGGGTGACCAATCCAGCGCGGTGGCCCAGGCCGCCGCCAATACCACCAGCGCCCGCACCCAATCACTGGCGCAACTCAGCGCACAAACCAGCTCCCAGCAACTCGCCACGACCGCCAGCGCCGGCGACCCCGTACTCCCTGCTGGTAGCACCGCCAACGTCGCGCCCGGCGGAGCCGTCCTGACCACCGGCGTCACCGCCACCGCCAGCAACGGCTACCCGGTCACATTCGCCGCAAATTCCGAGTTCTTTGCCGTCACCCAGGTGACCGTCACGGTCAACATCAACGGCGGCGGACTTCCCTTTACCTTCGCCGCCGGCACCGATGTTTCCATTGGCGTCCCGGGCGTAGTCGACAGCGGAACCTTTACCGTCCTTTCTGGCTCCCCAGGCGTCGCTGGCACTTTCACCGTCCCGAGCGGGTCCATCACCGCCGTCGGCGCCGGCACCAACGTCACCCTCGCCAGCGGCTCCGTCATCGCCGTCAACACCGGCACCGTCATCACCGGCCCCGCCGTGGCCCCGGTCGCCCCCACCTCGTCCGGCGCGGCGGGAGCGTTGCCCGTGTTAGCCGGGCTGAGCAGCACACCAGGTCTGGCGGGTACCGCAGGAATTCAGCCTCAGCTCAACGTGGATGGGCTGTTGGAGTGGGCTCAAATCGCGTCCGGCTGA
- a CDS encoding methyltransferase: MTSKVPPVKVARAVERFRDHLSLLRRRSAPPAAVMMELILNAWVAQAIASAADLGVADALANGPLSGEHLADRVGAEPDALRRLMRALIGIGIFSQRKDGRYVLTPLAQTLRTDAPVSMAGMARWVGSPQHREHWSHLTDAVRTGNPVLPELRGKPAFEYLADEAELGAIFNSAMTNVSEFATVPLTAAYDFGAFGTIVDVGGGHGRLLAAILQTAPNSRGVLFDLPEVVAGAPELFGKYGVDGRVRIEEGSFFDSAPEGGDAYVLKNVIHDWPEQDAVRILKNVRAAAPAGARLLLCEFVIPDHDRDFHGKWVDIEMLVVAGARERTADEYGRLFDQAGFRLNRVVDTVSPLSIIEATAV, encoded by the coding sequence TTGACGTCTAAGGTTCCGCCGGTCAAGGTCGCGCGAGCCGTCGAGCGGTTCCGCGACCATCTGTCGCTGCTGCGCCGACGTTCGGCTCCGCCTGCGGCGGTGATGATGGAATTGATCTTGAACGCGTGGGTTGCTCAGGCGATCGCGAGCGCGGCGGATCTTGGCGTGGCGGACGCCTTGGCCAATGGCCCGCTGTCCGGCGAGCACCTGGCGGACCGGGTCGGCGCCGAGCCCGACGCATTGCGGCGACTCATGCGCGCGTTGATCGGCATCGGGATTTTCAGCCAGCGCAAGGACGGGCGTTACGTGCTCACCCCGCTCGCGCAAACACTGCGCACCGACGCGCCGGTGTCGATGGCCGGGATGGCGCGGTGGGTCGGATCGCCTCAGCATCGGGAGCATTGGAGCCACCTGACCGACGCGGTCCGGACCGGGAATCCGGTGCTTCCGGAGCTTCGCGGCAAACCGGCCTTCGAGTACCTGGCCGACGAAGCCGAGCTAGGCGCGATTTTCAACTCCGCCATGACCAACGTGTCCGAATTCGCGACCGTGCCCTTGACCGCGGCCTACGACTTCGGTGCGTTCGGCACGATCGTCGATGTCGGAGGCGGACACGGTCGGCTGCTGGCGGCGATCCTGCAGACCGCCCCGAATTCGCGCGGCGTGCTGTTCGATCTTCCGGAGGTCGTGGCGGGCGCCCCGGAGTTGTTTGGCAAGTACGGCGTCGACGGCCGCGTCCGGATCGAAGAGGGCTCCTTCTTCGATTCCGCGCCGGAGGGCGGCGACGCCTATGTGCTCAAGAACGTCATACACGACTGGCCCGAGCAAGACGCGGTCCGCATCCTGAAGAACGTCCGTGCCGCGGCCCCTGCCGGTGCGCGACTGTTGCTCTGCGAGTTCGTCATTCCCGACCACGACCGCGATTTCCACGGCAAGTGGGTGGACATCGAGATGCTGGTTGTCGCCGGCGCGCGCGAACGCACCGCGGACGAGTACGGCCGGCTGTTCGATCAAGCCGGCTTCCGGTTGAACCGGGTCGTCGACACCGTGTCGCCGCTCAGCATCATCGAGGCGACCGCGGTGTAG
- a CDS encoding TetR/AcrR family transcriptional regulator yields the protein MPSPGETTKRRGRRQGEPVSRDTVLRAAKRQFAMNGYDKTPLRAIADDARVDPSMILYLFGSKAELFRESMKLVLPADLLTTVVAEKDDDLGYRVVRAYLSIWERPETAASMASMVQSATSNSDANEAFRVFLHDYLLTAVSGAMGGGDEARLRATLAATNLVGTAMLRYIMRVPPLSSLGVDDVVRLLGPAVHRFLTAPADELGLESPAQPPAKTPRKKAKPRAATPRSPR from the coding sequence GTGCCCTCACCTGGGGAAACGACGAAGCGACGAGGCAGACGTCAAGGCGAGCCGGTATCGCGCGACACGGTACTGCGCGCGGCAAAGCGCCAGTTCGCCATGAACGGCTATGACAAGACACCGTTGCGAGCGATTGCCGACGATGCCCGAGTCGACCCGTCGATGATCCTCTATCTGTTCGGCTCGAAGGCGGAGTTGTTTCGCGAGTCGATGAAGTTGGTACTGCCGGCCGACCTGCTGACGACCGTGGTCGCCGAGAAGGACGACGACTTGGGCTACCGCGTGGTGCGGGCCTACCTCAGTATCTGGGAGCGGCCCGAGACGGCCGCGAGCATGGCCTCGATGGTGCAGTCGGCAACGTCGAACAGCGATGCCAACGAAGCGTTTCGCGTCTTTCTGCATGACTATCTGCTGACCGCGGTGTCCGGTGCCATGGGCGGCGGCGATGAAGCTCGACTGCGCGCGACGCTGGCCGCGACCAACCTCGTCGGCACCGCGATGTTGCGCTACATCATGCGTGTGCCGCCGCTGTCGTCGCTCGGGGTCGACGACGTGGTCAGGTTGTTGGGGCCTGCGGTGCACCGCTTCTTGACCGCCCCCGCCGACGAACTCGGACTGGAATCGCCCGCGCAACCGCCTGCCAAGACGCCGCGAAAGAAGGCGAAGCCGCGCGCAGCTACACCGCGGTCGCCTCGATGA
- a CDS encoding protein kinase domain-containing protein has product MTRPGTGDPLDSTLLDGRYLVQGKIASGGTSTVYRGLDVRLDRPVALKVMDSRYAGDSQFLHRFQLEARTVARLKDPGLVAVYDQGLDARHPFLVMELIEGGTLRELLAERGPMPPHAVVAVLRPVLGGLAAAHRAGLVHRDVKPENVLISDDGDVKIADFGLVRAVAAAGITSTSVILGTAAYLSPEQVRDGNAGPRSDVYSVGILTYELLTGVAPFTGDSPLAVAYQRLDHDVPRPGSVIEGVPTPFDDFVACATARDPAQRYADAIEMLADVEAIAEELDLPDFRVPAPRNSAQHRSAALHHGRRSEQQPPAPPPQAPVRQPTRQLTRGPGDWPQPEPRTEADSEPEDDYEYQPVSGEFAGIALSEFAVARQNGRRMVLIWVALVLALTGLAATAGWTLGSNLSGLL; this is encoded by the coding sequence GTGACCAGACCCGGGACGGGCGACCCGTTGGACAGCACATTGCTGGATGGCCGCTACCTGGTCCAGGGCAAGATCGCCAGCGGCGGCACCTCGACGGTCTACCGTGGCCTCGATGTCCGGCTCGATCGTCCGGTCGCGCTGAAGGTGATGGATTCGCGGTATGCCGGGGACAGCCAGTTCCTGCACCGGTTTCAGCTCGAGGCGCGCACGGTGGCCCGGCTGAAGGACCCGGGGCTGGTCGCCGTCTACGACCAGGGCCTGGACGCGCGTCACCCGTTTCTGGTGATGGAGCTGATCGAGGGCGGCACCCTGCGCGAGTTGCTGGCCGAACGCGGTCCGATGCCACCCCATGCCGTGGTGGCGGTGCTGCGGCCGGTGCTGGGCGGGCTGGCCGCCGCGCATCGCGCCGGGCTGGTGCATCGCGACGTCAAGCCCGAGAACGTGCTGATCTCCGACGACGGCGACGTCAAAATCGCCGATTTCGGGCTGGTGCGTGCGGTCGCGGCCGCCGGAATCACCTCAACCAGCGTCATCTTGGGCACCGCGGCCTACCTGTCGCCCGAACAGGTGCGCGACGGTAATGCCGGCCCGCGCAGCGATGTCTACTCCGTCGGAATCCTCACCTACGAGCTGCTGACCGGCGTTGCGCCGTTCACCGGCGACTCCCCGCTGGCGGTCGCCTACCAGCGGCTGGACCACGACGTACCGCGTCCGGGCAGCGTGATCGAGGGCGTGCCGACCCCATTCGACGACTTCGTGGCGTGCGCGACCGCGCGCGACCCCGCGCAGCGCTACGCCGACGCGATCGAGATGCTCGCCGACGTGGAGGCGATCGCCGAGGAGCTGGACCTGCCCGACTTTCGGGTGCCGGCACCGCGCAATTCCGCCCAGCACCGCTCGGCGGCACTGCACCACGGCCGGCGCAGCGAGCAGCAACCCCCGGCGCCGCCACCGCAGGCTCCGGTCCGGCAGCCCACCCGTCAGCTGACCCGCGGACCCGGCGACTGGCCGCAACCCGAGCCCCGCACCGAGGCCGACTCCGAACCCGAAGACGATTACGAATATCAGCCCGTCTCAGGCGAATTCGCCGGCATCGCGCTGAGCGAATTCGCGGTGGCACGCCAGAATGGCCGCCGCATGGTGCTGATCTGGGTGGCGCTGGTACTGGCGTTGACCGGCCTGGCAGCGACGGCCGGATGGACGCTGGGCAGCAACCTGAGCGGCCTGCTGTGA
- a CDS encoding Rv2175c family DNA-binding protein, whose translation MGSIPAGDDVLDPDEPTYDLPRVAELLGVPVSKVQQQLREGHLLAVRRAGGVVIPQVFFTNSGEVVKSLPGLLTILHDGGYHETEIVRWLFTPDASLTVTRDGSRDALSNARPVDALHAHQAREVVRRAQAMAY comes from the coding sequence GTGGGCAGTATTCCGGCCGGCGACGATGTTCTGGATCCCGACGAGCCAACCTACGACCTGCCCCGGGTCGCCGAATTGCTCGGCGTGCCGGTGAGCAAGGTGCAGCAGCAGCTGCGAGAAGGTCACCTGCTTGCGGTGCGCCGCGCCGGGGGTGTGGTGATACCGCAGGTCTTCTTCACGAATTCCGGCGAGGTGGTCAAAAGCCTGCCCGGGTTGCTGACGATCCTGCACGACGGCGGCTATCACGAGACCGAGATCGTGCGCTGGCTGTTCACCCCCGATGCGTCGCTGACGGTGACGCGCGACGGCAGCAGGGATGCACTCAGCAACGCTCGTCCCGTCGACGCGTTGCACGCCCATCAGGCCCGCGAGGTGGTGCGCCGGGCCCAGGCGATGGCCTATTAA
- a CDS encoding alpha-(1->6)-mannopyranosyltransferase A: MTTPDTGTPTVKRSVAQRLSELKEFASAPQARSAKLGFLGSLLITAGALGAGSTKPHDPVLESIDMSWLRFGHGLVLSSILLWTGVTLMLIAWLALGRRVVAGETTEFMMRATTGFWLAPLLLSVPVFSRDTYSYLAQGALLRDGFDPYAVGPVANPNVLLDNVSPIWTITTAPYGPVFILIAKLVTVVAGNHVILGTMLLRLCMLPGLALLIWAAPRLAHHIGTSGATALWICVLNPLVLIHLMGGVHNEMLMVGLMTAGIALTFARRHALGITLVTIAVAVKATAALALPFLVWVWMRHLRDQRGYRPVRAFAAATAMGLLIFVAVFGILSAVAGVGLGWLTALAGSVKIINWLTVPTAAANVIHWAVNGFVPVDFYATLRVTRFIGIVVIAVSLPLLWWRYRRDDRGALTGMAWSMLIVVLFVPAALPWYYSWPLAVASPLAQSRRWIAVIGGLSTWAMVIFKPDGSHGMYSWTHFGMATAAALIAWRALYRAPEAPAEQAEEPLAA; encoded by the coding sequence ATGACCACACCGGACACCGGCACGCCGACGGTGAAACGATCTGTTGCGCAGCGTCTTTCGGAGCTTAAAGAGTTCGCTTCGGCGCCGCAGGCCCGCAGCGCGAAGCTGGGCTTCCTGGGTTCGCTGCTGATCACCGCCGGCGCGCTGGGGGCGGGAAGCACCAAGCCACACGACCCCGTGCTGGAGTCAATCGACATGTCCTGGCTGCGATTTGGCCACGGGCTGGTGCTCTCGTCGATCTTGCTGTGGACGGGCGTGACACTGATGCTGATCGCGTGGCTGGCGCTGGGCCGCCGCGTGGTAGCCGGCGAAACCACCGAATTCATGATGCGCGCCACCACCGGCTTCTGGTTGGCGCCACTGCTGCTCTCGGTGCCGGTGTTCAGCCGCGACACCTATTCCTATCTGGCCCAGGGTGCGCTGCTGCGCGACGGTTTCGACCCCTACGCGGTTGGTCCGGTGGCGAATCCGAATGTGTTGCTGGACAACGTAAGCCCGATTTGGACGATCACCACCGCGCCTTATGGTCCGGTGTTCATTCTCATTGCCAAGCTCGTCACGGTGGTGGCCGGAAATCACGTGATCCTCGGCACCATGCTGCTGCGGTTGTGCATGCTGCCCGGCCTGGCGCTGTTGATCTGGGCCGCTCCCCGGCTGGCGCACCACATCGGCACCAGCGGCGCGACCGCGTTGTGGATCTGTGTGCTCAACCCGCTGGTGCTGATCCATCTGATGGGCGGGGTGCACAACGAAATGCTGATGGTGGGTCTGATGACGGCCGGTATCGCGCTGACCTTCGCACGCCGTCACGCCCTGGGCATCACCCTGGTCACGATCGCGGTGGCGGTCAAAGCCACTGCCGCGCTGGCATTGCCGTTTCTGGTCTGGGTGTGGATGCGGCACCTGCGCGACCAACGCGGCTACCGGCCGGTGCGGGCGTTCGCGGCGGCCACCGCAATGGGCCTGCTGATCTTCGTCGCGGTCTTCGGCATCCTGTCCGCGGTGGCCGGAGTCGGCCTGGGCTGGCTGACCGCGCTGGCCGGCTCGGTGAAGATCATCAACTGGCTGACCGTGCCCACCGCCGCTGCGAATGTGATCCATTGGGCCGTCAACGGTTTCGTCCCGGTCGACTTCTATGCCACGCTGCGCGTCACCCGCTTCATCGGCATCGTGGTCATCGCGGTGTCCCTGCCGCTGCTGTGGTGGCGGTACCGCCGCGACGACCGGGGCGCGCTGACCGGGATGGCGTGGTCGATGCTGATCGTGGTGCTGTTCGTGCCGGCCGCCCTGCCGTGGTACTACTCCTGGCCGCTGGCGGTGGCGTCCCCGCTGGCGCAGTCGCGACGGTGGATCGCCGTCATCGGCGGGCTCTCGACCTGGGCCATGGTGATCTTCAAGCCCGACGGATCGCACGGCATGTATTCCTGGACGCACTTCGGGATGGCCACGGCGGCCGCGCTGATTGCCTGGCGGGCGCTGTACCGGGCGCCGGAAGCGCCCGCTGAGCAGGCCGAAGAACCTCTGGCCGCTTAG
- the idsA2 gene encoding bifunctional (2E,6E)-farnesyl/geranyl diphosphate synthase: MTGAIGEQLRRYLHERRAETAHIGGDYAALLSALEDFVLNGGKRLRPAFAYWGWRAVADTEPDAHVLLLFSALELLQACALVHDDVIDDSSTRRGRPTVHVHFAAAHRARQWRGSAERFGISAAILLGDVALAWADDIVFGTELPADTQRRVRRVWADIRTEVLGGQYLDIVAEASASESIASPMNVATFKTACYTVTRPLQLGAAVAADRPDVQAVFQRFGTDLGVAFQLRDDVLGVFGDPRVTGKPSGDDLRSGKRTVLLAEAMELADKSNPVAANLLRSSIGAPLTDPQVAELRDVIESVGALAAAEQRIATLTRRALAELAAAPISDAAKAGLSELARMATDRSA, encoded by the coding sequence TTGACCGGCGCGATCGGCGAGCAGCTTCGCCGGTACCTGCACGAGCGGCGTGCGGAGACCGCCCATATCGGCGGCGACTACGCCGCGCTGCTCTCCGCTCTCGAAGACTTCGTGCTCAACGGGGGCAAACGGCTGCGGCCCGCCTTCGCGTATTGGGGATGGCGTGCGGTGGCCGACACCGAACCCGACGCGCACGTGCTGCTGCTGTTTTCCGCCCTGGAGCTGCTGCAGGCCTGCGCGCTGGTGCATGACGACGTCATCGACGACTCCTCCACCCGCCGCGGCCGTCCGACGGTGCACGTCCATTTCGCCGCGGCGCACCGCGCCCGGCAGTGGCGCGGCTCGGCAGAACGGTTCGGCATCTCGGCGGCCATCCTGCTCGGCGACGTCGCCCTGGCCTGGGCCGACGACATCGTGTTCGGGACCGAGCTGCCTGCGGATACCCAGCGCCGGGTCCGACGGGTCTGGGCCGATATCCGCACCGAGGTGCTCGGCGGGCAATACCTGGACATCGTCGCCGAGGCCAGCGCCTCGGAGTCAATCGCGTCGCCGATGAACGTCGCCACGTTCAAGACCGCCTGCTACACGGTGACGCGACCGCTGCAGCTCGGCGCCGCGGTCGCCGCCGACCGACCGGACGTGCAGGCCGTCTTCCAGCGGTTCGGGACCGACCTCGGCGTCGCGTTCCAGCTGCGCGACGACGTGCTGGGCGTATTCGGCGATCCGAGGGTGACGGGCAAGCCGTCGGGCGACGATCTGCGCTCCGGCAAGCGCACCGTGCTGCTGGCCGAGGCAATGGAGTTGGCTGACAAGTCAAACCCCGTGGCGGCCAACCTCTTACGAAGTTCGATCGGCGCGCCGTTGACTGACCCGCAAGTGGCCGAGCTGCGCGACGTGATCGAGTCGGTGGGCGCGCTTGCCGCGGCCGAGCAGCGCATCGCCACGCTGACCCGGCGGGCGCTGGCCGAGCTCGCCGCCGCTCCCATCAGCGATGCCGCCAAGGCGGGGCTCTCCGAACTGGCCAGAATGGCCACCGACCGGTCCGCCTAA
- a CDS encoding mycobacterial-type methylenetetrahydrofolate reductase yields MTLNTVALELVPPNVDEGRERALDEARKVLQYSAESGLAGRIRHVMIPGIIAEDDDRPIAMKPKFDVLDFWSVIKPELPGISGLCTQVTAFSDESTLRGRLTSLTDSGMEGVVFVGVPRTMNDGEGSGVAPTDALSIYRDLVPNRGVILIPTRDGEHGRFNFKCDRGATYGMTQLLYSDAIVGFLTEFAKTTDHRPEILLSFGFVPKMENKTGLINWLIQDPGNAAVAAEQEFVKELAGREPPQKRQMMLDLYKRVVDGVAELGFPLSVHLEATYGLSGPAFATFAEMIDYWAPAQRV; encoded by the coding sequence GTGACTCTCAACACCGTCGCGCTCGAGCTGGTGCCGCCTAACGTGGACGAGGGTCGGGAGCGGGCGCTGGACGAGGCGCGCAAGGTGCTGCAGTACTCCGCGGAGTCCGGCCTGGCCGGCCGCATCCGTCATGTGATGATTCCCGGCATCATCGCCGAGGACGACGACCGTCCCATCGCGATGAAGCCAAAGTTCGACGTCCTGGACTTCTGGTCGGTGATCAAGCCCGAACTGCCGGGGATCAGCGGCCTCTGCACGCAGGTGACCGCGTTCTCGGACGAATCGACGCTGCGCGGGCGGCTCACCTCGCTCACCGACTCCGGCATGGAAGGCGTCGTGTTCGTCGGCGTCCCGCGCACGATGAACGACGGCGAGGGCTCCGGCGTCGCGCCGACCGACGCCCTGTCGATCTATCGCGACCTGGTGCCCAATCGCGGTGTGATCCTGATCCCGACCCGCGACGGTGAACACGGCCGGTTCAACTTCAAATGCGACCGGGGCGCCACCTACGGCATGACCCAGTTGCTGTATTCCGATGCGATCGTGGGCTTTTTGACTGAGTTCGCCAAGACCACCGATCACCGGCCCGAGATCCTGCTGTCGTTCGGCTTCGTGCCGAAGATGGAGAACAAGACCGGCCTGATCAACTGGCTGATTCAGGATCCGGGCAATGCCGCGGTGGCCGCCGAGCAGGAGTTCGTCAAGGAGCTGGCCGGCCGCGAACCGCCCCAGAAGCGCCAGATGATGCTCGACCTCTACAAACGCGTGGTGGACGGCGTCGCCGAGCTCGGCTTTCCGCTGAGCGTCCACCTGGAGGCGACGTACGGGTTGTCCGGCCCGGCGTTTGCGACCTTCGCCGAGATGATCGACTACTGGGCGCCCGCCCAGCGCGTCTAG
- a CDS encoding LppM family (lipo)protein codes for MLMLLVPLATGCLRARASLTISPDDLVSGEIIAAAKPKTPKDTGPQLDTNNLPFNQKIAVSNYDSDGYVGSQAVFSDLTFGELPQLANMNSDAAGVNVSLRRNGNVVILEGRADLTSLTDPDADVELTVAFPGVVTSTNGDRVDPDAVSWKLKPGVVSTMTAQARYTDPNTRSFTGAGVWLGIASFAAAGVVALLAWMSRDRSERFTTPGNQPPS; via the coding sequence ATGCTGATGCTGCTGGTTCCCCTGGCGACCGGATGCCTGCGGGCCAGAGCCTCGCTGACGATCTCGCCCGACGACCTGGTGTCCGGGGAGATCATCGCGGCGGCCAAACCGAAGACGCCGAAGGACACCGGCCCGCAGCTCGACACCAACAACCTGCCGTTCAACCAGAAGATCGCGGTGTCGAACTACGACAGCGATGGCTACGTCGGGTCGCAGGCGGTGTTCTCCGACCTGACGTTCGGCGAGTTGCCGCAGCTGGCCAACATGAACTCCGACGCGGCCGGCGTGAATGTGTCCCTGCGCCGCAACGGCAACGTGGTGATCCTGGAAGGCCGCGCGGATCTGACATCGCTGACCGATCCGGATGCCGACGTCGAGCTGACCGTCGCCTTTCCCGGCGTCGTGACGTCGACCAACGGCGACCGCGTCGATCCCGATGCCGTGTCGTGGAAGCTCAAGCCGGGCGTGGTCAGCACGATGACCGCTCAGGCGCGCTACACCGACCCGAACACCCGTTCCTTCACCGGCGCCGGGGTATGGCTGGGCATCGCGTCGTTCGCGGCCGCGGGCGTGGTGGCGCTGCTGGCCTGGATGAGCCGGGACCGCTCCGAGCGGTTCACCACGCCGGGCAATCAGCCGCCGAGCTAG
- a CDS encoding GNAT family N-acetyltransferase: MAIFLIDLPPNDMERRLSDALGVYVDAMRYPRGTENQRAAMWLEHIRRRGWQAAAAVEADTDEGGAVPSASELSDAPLLGVAYGYPGAPGQWWQQQVVLGMQRGGLPAQQITQLMDSYFELTELHIHPRAQGRGIGEALARRLLAARCERNVLLSTPETNGEANRAWRLYRRLGFNDIIRRYHFAGDPRAFAILGRPLPL; encoded by the coding sequence TTGGCGATATTCCTCATCGATCTGCCGCCGAACGATATGGAGCGCCGTCTCAGTGACGCCCTCGGCGTCTACGTCGACGCGATGCGCTACCCGCGGGGTACCGAAAACCAGCGGGCGGCGATGTGGCTCGAACACATCCGCCGGCGCGGGTGGCAGGCGGCCGCCGCGGTCGAGGCGGACACGGACGAGGGTGGCGCCGTGCCGTCGGCGTCCGAACTCAGCGATGCGCCGTTGCTCGGGGTGGCCTACGGCTACCCGGGGGCGCCGGGCCAGTGGTGGCAGCAGCAGGTTGTCTTGGGCATGCAACGCGGCGGCCTGCCAGCGCAGCAGATCACGCAGCTGATGGACAGCTATTTCGAGCTGACCGAACTGCACATCCATCCGCGCGCCCAAGGCCGCGGCATCGGCGAGGCGCTGGCCCGCCGGCTGCTTGCCGCCCGCTGCGAGCGCAACGTCCTGCTCTCGACGCCGGAAACCAACGGCGAGGCCAATCGCGCCTGGCGGTTGTATCGGCGGTTGGGCTTCAACGACATCATCCGCCGCTACCACTTCGCCGGTGACCCACGGGCGTTCGCGATCCTGGGCCGCCCGCTGCCGCTCTGA
- a CDS encoding DUF3040 domain-containing protein produces the protein MPLSDHEQRMLDQIESALYAEDPKFASSVRGGGFRAPTARRRLQGAALFVIGLAMLVSGVAFKATMIGSFPILSVVGFVVMFGGVVFAITGPRMSGRPNQSGPVPGSRQRRNKGGGGSFTSRMEDRFRRRFDE, from the coding sequence ATGCCACTCTCCGATCATGAGCAGCGGATGCTCGATCAGATCGAGAGCGCTCTCTACGCCGAGGATCCCAAGTTCGCTTCGAGCGTACGGGGTGGGGGGTTCCGCGCGCCGACCGCGCGGCGCCGCCTGCAGGGTGCGGCGCTCTTCGTTATCGGTCTGGCGATGCTGGTTTCCGGCGTGGCGTTCAAGGCCACGATGATTGGCAGCTTCCCGATTCTCAGCGTCGTTGGCTTCGTAGTGATGTTCGGTGGTGTCGTGTTCGCCATCACCGGTCCGCGGATGTCCGGGCGCCCCAACCAGTCCGGGCCGGTGCCGGGCTCGCGCCAACGCCGCAACAAGGGCGGCGGAGGCTCGTTCACTAGCCGCATGGAAGATCGCTTCCGCCGCCGCTTCGACGAGTAA